A portion of the Calothrix sp. 336/3 genome contains these proteins:
- a CDS encoding phosphomannose isomerase type II C-terminal cupin domain, with the protein MAQYQETTSTPVLPLPPSVTPRGVAATELRPWGSFTILEEGRGYKIKRIEVKPGHRLSLQMHHHRSEHWIVVSGTARVVCGDQEILLGNYQSTYVPQCTAHRLENPGVIPLVLIEVQNGEYLGEDDIIRYQDDYARTEKNQDS; encoded by the coding sequence ATGGCTCAATATCAAGAAACCACATCAACTCCAGTATTACCCTTACCCCCCAGTGTCACCCCTAGAGGTGTTGCAGCAACAGAATTACGTCCTTGGGGTTCTTTCACAATTCTAGAAGAAGGACGTGGGTATAAAATCAAGCGCATTGAAGTTAAACCAGGACATCGCCTGAGTTTACAAATGCATCATCATCGTAGTGAACACTGGATTGTCGTCTCTGGAACTGCCAGAGTTGTTTGTGGCGATCAAGAAATATTACTTGGTAACTATCAGTCTACCTATGTACCGCAATGTACAGCCCATCGTTTAGAGAATCCTGGTGTGATTCCCCTAGTATTGATTGAAGTCCAAAATGGCGAATATTTGGGAGAAGATGATATCATCCGCTATCAAGATGACTATGCTCGGACTGAAAAAAATCAAGATTCTTAA
- a CDS encoding phosphodiester glycosidase family protein — protein MVITLKNWQQFATHLMILSLVLTIFGIKSATVPTSAQSIVKNRQVSQLPTHRTGQTSGNQISLNGRILTAAWLQQRTNGLITTHLSDATLRQIFGVDLLNTNNPQRQPIQWYYPLSQTPILTAKLLRGYRYLDITDFAQDAGWQLQVSGNTLIITTQSTRITDIQENQGTFGQSISVNLDNPAPWQIIQGLPIAKNQPQIPPDDPDNPIPKPNNQAKPTNREWTITIDGIADTTIIQRYQPEPLPNLLKQLLPGDSTNPIAVEPLITKVEIVNNQTVIKLSVPFNLAPSVATTASPHRLIINVRPDALVPRDITWAEGIRWRQQYIILGQERFPVIWLEINSRTPGLQIKPIVPNSQTMEGTAPLMQIAQNNLAYAAINGGFFNRNNRLPLGAIRRDGRWLSSPILNRGAIAWDNSGKFAVARLSAPETLITENNQRLPILFFNSGYVQSGIARYTSAWGDRYTPLTDNEIVLVVENNQITNQIEVAKVGKTPISIPLQGYLLALRAGAISNISALNLGSKVRIITDTFPQEFNLYSQILGAGPLLIQNNRIVLDATAEKFSNAFVTQKAVRSAICHTNTGNLILAAVQNRVGGSGATLTEHAQLMQQMGCVNALNLDGGSSTSLYLGGQLLDRSPNTAARVHNGIGIFLETPTTKRKSKKP, from the coding sequence ATGGTAATAACACTGAAGAATTGGCAGCAATTCGCTACTCATCTGATGATTCTATCCTTAGTTCTGACTATCTTCGGTATTAAAAGTGCTACTGTCCCAACGTCAGCACAATCGATAGTTAAGAATAGACAAGTATCACAACTACCTACCCATAGAACGGGTCAAACTTCTGGTAATCAAATTTCTCTGAATGGTCGTATTTTAACTGCTGCTTGGCTCCAGCAACGTACTAATGGCTTGATTACCACCCATCTCAGCGATGCTACATTGCGGCAGATATTTGGTGTCGATTTACTCAACACAAATAATCCCCAACGTCAACCAATACAGTGGTATTACCCTCTCAGCCAAACACCAATCCTCACTGCTAAGTTATTGAGGGGATATCGTTACTTAGATATTACTGACTTTGCTCAGGATGCAGGATGGCAACTGCAAGTATCAGGTAATACTCTTATCATCACAACACAAAGCACGCGCATTACTGATATTCAGGAGAATCAAGGAACTTTTGGGCAAAGCATCAGTGTGAATTTAGATAATCCTGCTCCCTGGCAAATAATTCAGGGTTTACCCATTGCCAAAAATCAACCTCAGATACCTCCTGATGATCCTGACAATCCTATTCCTAAACCCAATAATCAAGCCAAGCCAACAAATCGAGAGTGGACAATTACTATTGATGGTATAGCGGATACGACAATTATTCAAAGATACCAGCCTGAACCTTTACCCAATCTGCTGAAGCAATTATTACCGGGTGATTCTACAAATCCTATAGCCGTAGAGCCACTGATTACAAAGGTCGAAATAGTTAACAATCAGACTGTAATTAAGCTAAGCGTACCCTTTAACTTAGCTCCGTCAGTAGCAACAACGGCTAGCCCTCACCGTTTAATAATTAATGTGCGTCCGGATGCTTTAGTTCCCCGTGATATCACTTGGGCTGAGGGAATTCGTTGGCGACAACAATATATTATTTTAGGGCAAGAACGCTTTCCAGTCATTTGGCTAGAAATTAATTCCCGAACCCCAGGGTTGCAAATTAAACCGATTGTACCTAATTCTCAAACCATGGAGGGCACAGCACCCTTAATGCAAATTGCTCAAAATAATTTGGCATACGCAGCTATTAATGGTGGTTTTTTTAACCGTAATAATCGTTTACCCTTGGGAGCAATTCGTCGGGATGGACGGTGGTTATCTAGCCCAATTCTGAATCGAGGGGCGATCGCCTGGGATAATTCTGGTAAATTTGCTGTGGCTCGTCTCAGCGCACCGGAAACCCTAATTACAGAAAATAATCAACGTTTGCCAATTTTATTTTTCAATAGTGGTTACGTACAAAGTGGTATTGCTCGTTACACTTCTGCCTGGGGCGATCGCTACACACCCTTAACAGATAATGAAATTGTACTAGTTGTAGAAAACAATCAAATTACAAATCAAATCGAAGTTGCGAAGGTTGGCAAAACCCCCATTTCTATCCCCCTCCAAGGTTATCTCCTTGCTCTACGTGCAGGTGCTATCAGTAATATCTCTGCCTTAAACCTAGGTAGTAAAGTCAGAATCATTACAGACACTTTCCCCCAGGAATTTAATCTCTATTCCCAAATCCTTGGTGCCGGTCCCCTACTGATTCAGAATAATCGTATCGTTCTTGACGCAACAGCCGAAAAATTCAGCAACGCCTTTGTGACTCAAAAAGCTGTTCGTAGTGCGATTTGTCACACTAACACTGGAAATTTAATTTTAGCAGCTGTGCAAAACCGCGTTGGAGGTTCTGGAGCAACCCTTACAGAACATGCTCAATTAATGCAACAGATGGGATGTGTGAATGCTCTCAACCTAGACGGAGGTAGTTCCACTAGTCTCTACCTAGGGGGGCAACTGCTTGACCGTTCGCCCAATACCGCAGCCCGTGTTCATAATGGGATTGGTATATTTCTGGAAACACCCACCACCAAAAGGAAGTCGAAAAAACCCTGA